In Mesotoga infera, the DNA window AGCAAGCGAGAAAATGAACATCGAACCTGCCAGTCCGTCAACTCCATCCGAGAGGTTCACTGCGTTGCTCATTCCGGCGATTATTACTGCCGAGATTGGATAGTAGGCAAAACCGAAGTCGATCTTCCCGAGAAGGGGAAGCGTCATGTGAGTGTGGGGATTGGCAAATTGAATGAGAAAGACAATTATCGAGGCCGAAAGGAACTGCAGCAACAGTTTTCGTCTGCCGCTCAAACCCGATGCATTCTTCTTAACGATCTTTGAAAGGTCGTCGACAAGTCCAATAATTCCAAATAGCACGCCCGAGAGTATCACGATCAAGATTTCGATACTGAAGGCAAAGATCAAGGCTACAGAAAGCGCGATGGGAAGGAAAATGATCCCCGCCGCCGTGGGCGTTCCGGTTTTGTAATTGTGGAGGTCGGGCCCTTCCTCTCGAATATACTGACCGATCCTATTCCTTCTCTGGTATCTCTTGAAGGGCTCGATGGCAAGTGCGCTCAACAGAAACGCCAGAAGGAAGGACAAGGCTTCTCTAGGCATTTCGAATCAGCTCCATGAAGGATTCATAAACTCTTTCAAGGGCTACCGCTCTTGATGCTTTGAAGAAGATCAGATCTCCGGGCACGACGTTTCTGTGGAGCCAGGAAGCCACTTCCCCAATTTCACTGCTTACAAAGGAAGGCTCCACATTCTTCGAAGCCGCTTCAATTGCTTTGTCCTGATTGAAAAAAACCGTTTTGTCAAAGCTCTTCAAGAGTTTTCCCAGTTTTTCGTGAGTTCGCTTCGACTCCCTACCCTGTTCTAGTATTGATCCTGCAACGGCTATCTTTCTTGAGTGTCTTAGTTTCTGAATCGATACTATTGCCGATTCCCAGGATTCGAGGCTGCTGTTGTAGAAATCACTTATCAGGGTTATCCCGTGGAGAGTCTCGACTGAAAATCTGTC includes these proteins:
- the mraY gene encoding phospho-N-acetylmuramoyl-pentapeptide-transferase, with the translated sequence MPREALSFLLAFLLSALAIEPFKRYQRRNRIGQYIREEGPDLHNYKTGTPTAAGIIFLPIALSVALIFAFSIEILIVILSGVLFGIIGLVDDLSKIVKKNASGLSGRRKLLLQFLSASIIVFLIQFANPHTHMTLPLLGKIDFGFAYYPISAVIIAGMSNAVNLSDGVDGLAGSMFIFSLAPMLFLPVWQNGIIAPICGALAGFLWHNWFPASVFMGDTGAIGLGGMIAVMFSVDGREGYLLFFGMMFLVEMFSVIIQVFSFKTFGKRVFKMSPIHHHFELSNWKESKIAFRFSLISFIGAVFGLLTW